From the genome of Planctomycetia bacterium, one region includes:
- a CDS encoding DUF1592 domain-containing protein → MALAADAKPADTDAFHQRIKPFLVKHCDECHGAKKAEGDLRLDTLSADFGDQKTADVWARVRERMRDGEMPPPKRPRPDDAEAQAVLTWVAEQTRSGVRPPVMRRLNRIEYENTLRDLFDLPGLEVKELLPPDGDAEGFDTVAEALDISYVQMARYLETADVALDLAIALGLQPTKPEPTKQLLWPQDSGDWDVRVHDGAVLPLGPNGPDPIWNPETGFIDKSIRLPKYTRRIRALASFFHADSAGQLRFNSLRIPVPGMYRVRISTFTFDWNKGEYLPAQASQPFSLTTATRTFGYYDAPPNEAAATTITTWLEPGEVFHFNPIGLRHGAGLQQKGSAQWKGPGVAVEWIEVEGPIAGPWPLVARQRLFGNLPLQEWQAESKTTRPMRKRNSPILYSPVTAKPMEDAKRLLHDFLSRACRRPMPTTEVERYLPLVRAKLDDGATFEEAMRYAYQAILCSPDFLLLRIEATKNGLPDGFALASRLSYFLWKSMPDEELTRLAANGSLNKPDVLRAQTERLLNDPKSQRFVDDFTNQWLKLRDINATQPDRTLYPEQALEGDVAAYLIDSMVNETRQFFTTMLREDLSVANIVDSEFAMLNEPLAKLYAIDGVQGAELRKVRLAPDSHRGGILTQAGVLKVTANGTTTSPVTRGAWVTTRILGRPLPPPPPDIAAIDPDVRGATTVREQLAKHRDVESCAACHAKMDPPGFALESYDVVGAWRENYRVLKDNRLERKGPAVDPTGETADGRAFKDLTEYKRILLADQDQLARSLASKLLVYAIGRTLSGADRLEVDDLVNRLRDKNQGVRSLLHEVIQTRAFRASQ, encoded by the coding sequence CGACTTCGGTGACCAAAAGACGGCCGACGTGTGGGCTCGAGTGCGCGAACGGATGCGCGACGGTGAGATGCCGCCCCCTAAACGTCCTCGACCCGACGATGCCGAAGCGCAAGCCGTGCTCACCTGGGTAGCCGAGCAAACGCGTTCCGGCGTCCGGCCGCCGGTTATGCGGCGATTGAATCGAATCGAGTACGAGAACACGCTCCGCGATCTGTTCGACCTCCCCGGCCTCGAGGTCAAAGAATTGTTACCGCCCGACGGCGACGCCGAAGGCTTCGATACCGTGGCCGAGGCGCTCGATATTTCTTACGTGCAAATGGCCCGCTATCTCGAAACGGCCGACGTCGCGCTCGATCTGGCCATCGCACTCGGTTTGCAGCCGACGAAGCCCGAACCGACTAAGCAGCTTCTCTGGCCGCAAGATTCCGGCGACTGGGATGTCAGGGTTCACGATGGCGCCGTCCTTCCGCTGGGGCCGAATGGTCCCGATCCGATCTGGAATCCGGAAACCGGTTTCATCGACAAGAGTATTCGTCTGCCGAAATATACTCGCCGGATCCGCGCTCTCGCGTCGTTCTTTCATGCCGACTCGGCGGGGCAGCTACGGTTCAACTCGCTCCGGATTCCAGTGCCGGGGATGTATCGCGTTCGGATCTCGACCTTCACGTTCGATTGGAACAAAGGGGAGTATCTACCGGCGCAAGCGTCGCAGCCCTTCTCTTTAACAACCGCCACGCGCACGTTCGGCTACTACGACGCGCCGCCGAACGAAGCGGCCGCGACCACGATCACAACCTGGCTCGAACCGGGCGAAGTCTTTCATTTCAATCCGATTGGTTTGCGACATGGAGCGGGGCTGCAACAAAAGGGATCGGCGCAGTGGAAAGGGCCGGGCGTGGCGGTCGAGTGGATCGAAGTGGAAGGACCGATCGCCGGTCCGTGGCCCCTCGTCGCGCGACAACGATTGTTCGGCAACCTCCCGTTGCAAGAGTGGCAAGCGGAGTCGAAGACGACCCGTCCGATGCGCAAACGAAATAGTCCGATCCTCTACTCGCCCGTCACTGCCAAGCCGATGGAGGATGCGAAGCGGCTACTGCATGATTTTCTGAGCCGCGCGTGCCGGCGACCGATGCCCACGACCGAGGTCGAGCGCTATCTACCGTTGGTCCGCGCGAAGCTCGACGACGGAGCGACGTTCGAGGAAGCCATGCGGTATGCCTATCAAGCGATCCTCTGCTCGCCCGATTTCTTACTCTTACGAATCGAAGCGACGAAGAACGGCTTGCCGGACGGCTTCGCGTTGGCTTCGCGGTTGTCGTACTTTCTATGGAAGTCGATGCCCGATGAGGAACTGACGAGGCTCGCCGCCAACGGTTCGTTGAACAAGCCGGACGTTCTCCGCGCTCAGACGGAGCGGTTGCTGAACGATCCTAAGTCGCAACGCTTCGTCGACGACTTTACGAACCAATGGCTCAAGCTCCGCGATATCAACGCGACCCAGCCCGATCGGACGCTCTATCCCGAACAGGCTTTGGAAGGAGATGTGGCGGCGTATCTGATCGATTCCATGGTGAACGAAACTCGGCAATTCTTCACCACCATGCTGCGAGAAGATCTCAGCGTGGCGAACATCGTCGACTCCGAGTTTGCAATGCTGAACGAGCCGTTGGCGAAACTCTATGCGATCGACGGCGTGCAAGGGGCGGAGTTGCGCAAGGTGCGGCTGGCCCCCGATAGCCATCGCGGCGGCATCCTCACTCAGGCCGGCGTGCTCAAGGTAACGGCCAACGGCACGACCACGTCGCCGGTGACGCGCGGAGCCTGGGTCACGACTCGGATCCTCGGTCGCCCGCTGCCGCCACCGCCACCCGATATCGCGGCGATCGATCCCGACGTGCGCGGCGCTACGACGGTTCGCGAACAGTTGGCGAAACACCGCGATGTCGAATCGTGCGCCGCCTGCCATGCCAAGATGGACCCGCCCGGGTTCGCGTTGGAGAGCTACGATGTCGTCGGAGCGTGGCGCGAGAACTATCGCGTACTCAAAGATAATCGTTTGGAACGAAAGGGCCCCGCCGTCGATCCCACGGGCGAAACGGCGGACGGACGAGCCTTCAAAGACCTGACTGAGTACAAACGAATTCTCTTGGCCGACCAGGATCAACTAGCCCGCAGCCTTGCGTCGAAACTACTTGTTTACGCGATCGGCCGCACTTTGAGCGGTGCCGATCGATTGGAAGTCGATGACCTCGTCAATCGCCTGCGAGACAAAAACCAAGGAGTCCGTTCGCTCCTGCACGAAGTCATCCAAACCCGCGCGTTTCGTGCCTCGCAGTGA